CATTATGGTTAGAATATCTTGATTAGTCAAGATATTGTGTCTGTCCCAAATGTTTTTATCTCGATCTGTAAAATAGGCATAATTTCGCATTCCACTTCTGTGATTGAGTAGCATTCTTATGGTAACATCTGGATATGGAAATTCCTTTAAAATACTATTTACTTTCTGATCTAATTTAAGCCTGTTTGCATTTATTAATTTTAAAACAGCTGTGGCAGTTACTACTTTACTGACCGAAGCAATATGTAATGGAGTTGTACTTGTGATTGAGTCTTTCTTGCTAAAATTGGAATACCCTACATATTTTTCATAGATGATTTGACCGTTTTTTGCAACAAGAAAACTACCGTTAGCGGAATTTCCTGGCCAATTTTTTTTGTAAAAAGAATCTATTTTTTCTTTTGTTGTGCGTATGTATTCTGCAGATAATTTAGGTTCTTCATTCGTTAAAGGTTTCATTTTAGGTAAAATATGCTTCGGAAGTTCCGTATCTTTTAATTCAACCTCTTTTTTCTCTTTTGTACAAGAACCCAGAGCCAATGTAAGGAAGAGTATTTGTAGTATATTTGCTTTTTTTATAAAATTCATTTCTGTTTTGCTATAAACGCAAATATATATAATCATTCTATTTTGAAAAGGTTTTTTTTCAAAATTGTATTACGTACTTGTAGATTTTATTCTACGTTTTTTATATAGTATTGGTCGTCAGCAATTAATGTTTTTTTATATTCAAAAATAAATTTTTTTAAATCAAATTAACTTAAAAATGTTATATTTGTAACAAATAAGAGTATTTAAGTTATATTAAAATATATAAAATGAAATTCGGAATCCTAAAAGAAAGAAAAAATCCACCAGATAGAAGGGTTGTTTTTTCGCCAGATGCTTTGGCTAGATTAAAACAACAGTATCATAATGCTTCTGTAAAAGTAGAAAGTTCGGATATTCGTGTTTTTTCTGATTTGCAGTATAAAAGTTTGGGCATAGAAGTTACAAATGATATTTCAGATTGTGATGTATTGTTTGGTGTTAAAGAAGTGCCAATAGCAGATTTGATTCCTAATAAGACTTATTTTTTCTTTTCGCATACTATAAAAAAGCAACCCCATAATAAGAAATTGTTGCAAGCAATTCTAGATAAAAACATTGATTTGTATGATCATGAAACTATTGTAGACAATCATAATCGGAGGTTGATTGGTTTTGGAAAATATGCTGGTCTTGTAGGTACTTATAATGCTATCAGGGCTTTTGGGATAAAATTCGAATTATTTAAACTTCCAAAAGCAGAGACACTTTCGGGAAAAGAGGCTTTAATCGCTCAATTAAAAAGAATTGTATTGCCTCCATTGAAATTTGTTATAACAGGAACTGGAAAAGTGGGTAATGGAGCAAAAGAGATACTTGATGCGATCAAAATAAAAGAAGTGTCAGTTGAGAATTATTTAACTAAAAATTATGCGCAACCCGTTTATACGCAGATTGATGTTCTAGAATACAATAAACGTAAAGATGGTAAGGTATTAGATTTTGTAGATTTCTTTAAAAATCCACAAGAATATGTTTCAGATTTTGAACGTTTTACTAAGGTTTCCGATATTTACATAACGGGTCATTTTTATGATAATGCAGCTCCAAAAATTTTGACACAAGAAATGCTTAATGCTAAAGATTGTAAAATAAAAGTAGTCGCTGATATTTCTTGTGATGTTAATGGTCCTATTGCATGTACATTACGTTCTTCAACTATTGCTGAGCCACTTTATGGTTATTTGCCTAGCGAAAATAAAGAAGTTGATGTCTTTCATCCTGCGGCAATAGTGGTCATGGCGGTAGATAATTTGCCATGTGAATTACCAAAAGATGCAAGTGAAGGTTTTGGCGAAATGTTTATGGAACATGTAATTCCTGCTTTTTTTAATGGGGATAAAGATGGTATTTTACAAAGAGCAAAAATCACCGAAAAAGGAAAATTGACTCCGAAATTCAGTTACTTACAAGATTATGTTGATGAAAAATAATCTAAGTTGATTTAAAATATAAAACTCGCAAAGGAAATTTGCGAGTTTTTAGTTTAACGCTATTATTTACGGCAATTTCAAACCATATTTTCTGGTTTTATCCAAGCGTCAAATTCTTCTGGAGTTACATATCCTAAACGTACCGCTTCTTCTTTAAGTGTTGTTCCGTTTTTATGTGCATTTTGAGCTATTTCAGCAGATTTATAATAACCAATTTTTGTATTTAAAGCTGTTACAAGCATTAATGAATTATCCACTAATTCTTTAATTCGTTTGTAATTAGGTTGAATACCTTTAGCACAGTGTTCATCAAATGAGCGACAGGCATCTGCTAATAATTGTGCTGATTGAAGAAAATTAGCTGCAATTAATGGTTTGAAAACATTCAATTCATAATGACCTTGCATTCCACCTATTGAAATAGCGACATCGTTGCCCATGACTTGTGCACAAACCATCGTTAGCGCTTCACTTTGCGTTGGATTTACTTTTCCTGGCATGATGGAGGAACCCGGCTCGTTCTCAGGAATAAAGATTTCTCCAATTCCAGATCTGGGG
Above is a window of Flavobacterium sp. 123 DNA encoding:
- a CDS encoding NAD(P)-dependent oxidoreductase, encoding MKFGILKERKNPPDRRVVFSPDALARLKQQYHNASVKVESSDIRVFSDLQYKSLGIEVTNDISDCDVLFGVKEVPIADLIPNKTYFFFSHTIKKQPHNKKLLQAILDKNIDLYDHETIVDNHNRRLIGFGKYAGLVGTYNAIRAFGIKFELFKLPKAETLSGKEALIAQLKRIVLPPLKFVITGTGKVGNGAKEILDAIKIKEVSVENYLTKNYAQPVYTQIDVLEYNKRKDGKVLDFVDFFKNPQEYVSDFERFTKVSDIYITGHFYDNAAPKILTQEMLNAKDCKIKVVADISCDVNGPIACTLRSSTIAEPLYGYLPSENKEVDVFHPAAIVVMAVDNLPCELPKDASEGFGEMFMEHVIPAFFNGDKDGILQRAKITEKGKLTPKFSYLQDYVDEK